In Pristis pectinata isolate sPriPec2 chromosome 11, sPriPec2.1.pri, whole genome shotgun sequence, the following proteins share a genomic window:
- the nipa2 gene encoding magnesium transporter NIPA2, with product MGLEKGKYDFYLGLILAISSSIFIGGSFILKKKGLLRLAKKGSMRAGQGGHAYLKEWLWWAGLLSMGAGEAANFAAYAFAPATLVTPLGALSVLVSAVLSSYFLNERLNLHGKLGCLLSVVGSTVMVIHAPQEEEVETIHAMAIKLKDPGFVVFATFVIIISLILIFVVGPRHGQTNILVYITICSVIGALSVSCVKGLGIAIKELFAGKPILTYPLSWILLLSLIACVSTQINYLNKALDIFNTSLVTPIYYVFFTTSVLTCSAILFKEWYHMDNDDIIGTLSGFLTIIVGIFLLHAFKDINLTLATLPVFMRKEEKGFTANGSVHYERLDHNVENESCTDSSEMVSSRRNGNMINM from the exons ATGGGGCTGGAGAAAGGAAAATATGACTTTTATCTTGGCTTGATATTAGCCATTAGCTCCAGCATATTTATTGGAGGGAGTTTCATCCTAAAAAAGAAAGGCCTCCTCAGACTGGCCAAAAAAGGGTCAATGAGAGCAG GTCAGGGAGGACATGCATATCTTAAAGAATGGCTGTGGTGGGCTGGACTGTTGTCAA TGGGGGCTGGAGAAGCTGCTAACTTTGCTGCATATGCCTTTGCTCCGGCTACGTTAGTAACCCCATTGGGAGCCCTTAGTGTCCTAGTAAG TGCTGTTCTATCATCTTACTTCCTGAATGAGAGGCTTAATCTCCATGGAAAACTTGGTTGTCTTCTAAGTGTTGTTGGTTCAACTGTCATGGTAATACATGCACCACAAGAGGAAGAGGTGGAAACAATACATGCAATGGCCATTAAACTTAAAGATCCAG GTTTTGTGGTGTTCGCAACTTTTGTCATCATTATTTCCCTGATCCTTATTTTTGTTGTTGGTCCCCGTCATGGGCAGACAAACATTCTGGTTTACATAACCATCTGTTCTGTAATTGGTGCCCTATCTGTTTCCTGTGTGAAAGGCCTTGGTATTGCCATAAAGGAACTCTTTGCTGGGAAGCCCATCCTTACCTACCCTCTGTCATGGATCCTTCTACTGAGCCTTATAGCTTGTGTAAGCACCCAGATTAACTACTTGAACAAAGCACTTGATATTTTCAACACATCCTTAGTGACTCCCATTTATTATGTGTTCTTCACTACATCTGTTTTGACATGTTCAGCTATCCTGTTCAAAGAATGGTATCATATGGACAATGATGACATCATTGGCACATTGAGTGGTTTCCTTACCATCATAGTAGGCATCTTTTTGTTGCATGCCTTTAAGGATATCAATTTAACACTGGCAACTTTGCCTGTGTTCATGAGAAAGGAGGAGAAAGGATTTACTGCCAATGGTAGTGTACATTATGAGCGGTTGGACcacaatgtggaaaatgaaagCTGTACTGACAGTTCAGAAATGGTTTCCTCCAGAAGAAATGGCAACATGATCAACATGTGA